A genome region from Leptidea sinapis chromosome 34, ilLepSina1.1, whole genome shotgun sequence includes the following:
- the LOC126974991 gene encoding cytochrome b5 domain-containing protein 1 has translation MKYTQPEWYTPAEVAVHNKATDCWVSLNGKVRDLTKWLQAQLKLCKCTKTCSCPIKNWYCGDDCVEYCSCFERGFFYCDAKRLAMTILAYAGKDISHWFNGEDWVTYTHPIVGTVTPYHIHGPGYRQPVVPSTRWRPPTQPWWMDDDNVIGNMTTKTRPIRIVNTLTGTSVTLEVCSEETIYQIMMRYLPHNSHMLSYTWRYLNRELYYDRSLEQNGIPDEREEFNHVALPENVHIPALLLYYNDDLTEDPRHLPSCNK, from the exons ATGAAGTACACTCAGCCAGAGTGGTACACTCCCGCGGAGGTAGCTGTCCACAATAAGGCCACCGACTGTTGGGTGTCTTTGAACGGTAAGGTTCGGGACCTCACCAAATGGCTTCAAGCACAGCTCAAGCTCTGCAAGTGTACTAAAACATGTTCCTGTCCAATCAAGAATTGGTATTGTGGCGACGACTGCGTTGAATACTGTAGTTGCTTTGAAAGAGGATTCTTCTACTGCGATGCTAAACgg tTGGCCATGACAATATTAGCGTATGCAGGCAAAGACATTAGCCACTGGTTCAACGGTGAAGATTGGGTGACATATACGCACCCTATAGTGGGCACTGTGACTCCCTATCATATCCATGGGCCGGGGTACAGGCAACCAGTTGTACCATCCACACGCTGGCGGCCACCGACCCAACCTTGGTGGATGGACGATGACAATGTGATTGGGAATATGACGACCAAGACACGGCCTATTAGAATTGTTAATACCTTAACAG GTACTTCCGTGACACTTGAGGTGTGTTCAGAGGAAACAATATACCAGATCATGATGCGCTACTTACCCCACAACTCACATATGCTGTCATACACGTGGCGTTACCTCAATCGCGAGCTTTACTATGACCGTTCCCTGGAGCAGAACGGGATTCCGGACGAGCGCGAGGAGTTCAATCACGTGGCGTTGCCCGAAAATGTGCACATACCCGCATTATTGCTCTACTACAATGATGATCTTACCGAgg ATCCACGACATTTGCCTTCATGTAACaagtga
- the LOC126975001 gene encoding ubiquitin-conjugating enzyme E2 S, producing the protein MSNVENVCPQVLRGVAREIRKLVANPPAGIKVLVRDDDLTDVVALIDGPAETPYAGGVFRVRLSLGREFPTAPPRAFFLTRIFHPNVSAAGQVCVNTLQKDWRPELGLEHALLAIKCLLIAPNPDSALNAEAATLLHERYDDYFARAKLYTDIHAKQERGTTTTKDDTCGKAAGDAGAGEGPRAKRERRAASQSAPSAPPSHARDRRRILKRL; encoded by the exons ATGTCGAATGTTGAGAATGTTTGCCCTCAGGTACTGCGCGGTGTCGCGCGTGAAATTCGTAAGTTGGTCGCCAATCCTCCTGCTGGAATCAAGGTGTTGGTTCGAGATGACGACCTGACTGATGTAGTGGCGTTGATTGATGGACCTG cGGAGACTCCATATGCCGGTGGGGTGTTCCGTGTTCGCCTGTCGCTGGGTCGCGAATTCCCCACAGCACCGCCGCGAGCCTTCTTCCTCACACGTATCTTCCACCCCAACGTGTCGGCCGCCGGTCAGGTGTGTGTCAACACGCTGCAGAAGGACTGGCGGCCGGAGCTCGGGCTGGAGCACGCTCTGCTCGCCATCAAATGCCTCCTGATCGCGCCCAACCCGGATTCGGCGCTGAACGCGGAGGCGGCCACATTGCTGCACGAGAGATATGACGACTACTTCGCACGCGCGAAGCTCTACACCGATATACATGCCAAGCAAGAACGAGGCACAACCACTACAAAG GATGACACATGCGGGAAAGCGGCGGGAGATGCGGGCGCGGGGGAGGGACCCCGAGCGAAGCGCGAGCGACGAGCGGCCTCCCAGTCCGCACCCTCGGCCCCGCCCTCTCACGCTCGCGACAGGCGGCGTATCCTCAAGAGATTATGA
- the LOC126974990 gene encoding lens fiber major intrinsic protein-like, whose amino-acid sequence MPADGSERGGSRRGVSGWLCRWWRALLAEVISTALLVLLGIASILPKDVPLTNVALAFGFVVLINIEAFGPVSGAHMNPAVTLAATLYGRLEPLAAVGYLIAQIIGATLGFGALMGLAPEVFKTETVVGGTAPVLVGESAAMAVEAVLTGCLALLCCSIWAAEDAGKKDPTVSIKFAFTIAGLIYAGGALTGASLNPVRSLAPALLQRFVSNHWVYWVGPLGGSAVATLLHRYVLRPSVPAPAPVSTPEQLPLHLKADH is encoded by the exons ATGCCAGCTGACG GTTCGGAACGCGGTGGCAGCAGGCGCGGAGTTTCAGGCTGGCTATGTCGCTGGTGGCGCGCCCTGCTGGCTGAGGTCATCTCGACGGCTCTGCTAGTCCTGCTCGGCATTGCTTCCATACTGCCGAAGGATGTCCCGCTCACCAACGTAGCGCTCGCGTTCGGTTTCGTCGTCCTCATCAACATCGAGGCGTTCGGACCGGTTTCGGGCGCGCACATGAACCCAGCCGTCACGCTCGCTGCAACCCTCTACGGCAGACTTGAGCCACTCGCAGCTGTTGGCTATTTAATAGCTCAGATAATCGGCGCCACGTTAGGGTTTGGTGCGCTGATGGGGTTAGCGCCCGAAGTATTCAAAACTGAAACAGTTGTGGGAGGCACGGCACCGGTGTTAGTCGGCGAGAGCGCAGCAATGGCGGTGGAGGCCGTACTCACCGGCTGTCTGGCGTTGTTATGCTGCAGCATCTGGGCAGCCGAGGATGCTGGCAAGAAAGACCCCACTGTCTCGATTAAATTCGCCTTCACTATCGCTGGACTCATCTATGCCGGG GGTGCACTGACTGGTGCAAGTTTGAATCCAGTTCGAAGTTTGGCTCCAGCACTGCTGCAGAGATTTGTTTCCAATCACTGG GTGTACTGGGTCGGACCGTTGGGCGGGTCTGCCGTGGCCACGCTGCTGCACCGCTACGTGCTGCGCCCGTCAGTCCCCGCGCCCGCCCCTGTCTCCACTCCTGAACAGCTGCCGCTGCACCTCAAGGCTGACCACTAA